In one Trichosurus vulpecula isolate mTriVul1 chromosome 8, mTriVul1.pri, whole genome shotgun sequence genomic region, the following are encoded:
- the LOC118829927 gene encoding 60S ribosomal protein L18-like has product MNVHLWCEHGSRHHKDRKVRRKEPKSHDIYLQLLAKLYRFLARRTNSTFNKVVPKRLFMSRTNQPPLSLSRMIRKMKLPGRENKTAVVVGTVTDDVRIQDVPKLKVCALRVTSNAHNRILKAGGKILTFDQLAMSSPKGRGTVLLSGPQKGREVYRHFGKAPGTPHSHTKSYVRSKGRKFEHARGRRASRGYKN; this is encoded by the coding sequence GTGTGAGCATGGGAGTCGACATCACAAGGACCGCAAAGTCCGGCGCAAGGAGCCCAAGAGCCACGACATCTACCTGCAGCTGCTAGCGAAGCTCTACCGGTTCCTGGCCCGAAGAACCAACTCGACTTTCAACAAGGTTGTCCCGAAAAGGCTGTTCATGAGTCGGACCAACCAGCCCCCCTTGTCCCTGTCCCGCATGATCAGGAAAATGAAGCTGCCCGGCCGGGAAAACAAGACAGCCGTGGTTGTTGGGACCGTGACAGATGATGTCAGGATCCAGGATGTTCCCAAGCTGAAGGTCTGTGCCCTTCGTGTTACCAGCAATGCCCACAATCGCATCCTCAAAGCTGGTGGGAAGATCCTCACCTTTGACCAGCTGGCCATGAGCTCACCCAAGGGCCGGGGCACTGTCCTGCTGTCTGGTCCCCAAAAGGGCCGAGAGGTATACAGGCATTTTGGGAAGGCACCAGGCACTCCCCACAGCCACACCAAATCATATGTCCGATCCAAGGGCCGAAAGTTCGAGCATGCCAGGGGCCGCCGTGCCAGCCGAGGCTACAAAAACTaa